The DNA sequence CGGCTGCCTGGTCGTGCGCGGTTACGGCAGCCGACGCGGGGTGCACCAGAAGGTGGCCGGCCGGGCGTGGGCGCACGTCGCCGCGTACGCGGTCTTCGTCGGCGGGTACCGGCCGGGTCTGGAGGTGCGCCACGACTGCGGCGTGCTCGACTGCATCGAGCCGACCCACCTGCGTCAGCTCGGCCGTGGCGACAACCGCCGCGAGCGGCGGCAGCAGCCGACGTGCCGCAACGGGCACGAGCGGGAGGTCGACCCCGGCACCGGGCGGTTCCGGAAGGTGTGCCGGCACTGCAACAGCGACGCCCAGCGGCGGTGGCGCGAGCGCCGCGCCGCCGAGGTGGCCGCCGCCAGGGCCGGTTATCGACCCTGAACGGCGATCCGGTCCTCAGCGGAGCTGCTCGGCGCGGTGCAGGTGATCGAAGGAATCTGGTCGACCGGGGCGACGCGGTGCCGGTCGGCGTGGGGGAGCCAGGCGATCTGCTCGTGAGGATCGCGCCGTGCCCCAGCCGGCTCCAGGCGACCTTGTCGATGCCGCGCACCGTGGCCTCCTGTCGACCCGCGCCGCGCGGTACGCGGGCGGTCACACCAGCTTGAATCATTACGCACAAGAACTGTCATTATGGTGTCTCGACGGTTTGCCCCCATTTGGGCCACCTAATTTTCGTAATGTCATTACCGGTAATCCAATAAGTGGCTGCGCCGGGCGGGCGCCGGTGCGCCGGGGATTCGCCTACGGTGGTGAGATCCCGACGGATCCACTCAGGAGGCCGGAATGGCACCACCGTCACGCGAGGTCGTCGAGCGGGTCCTGCGCGCCGGCCGCGAGCAGGACGTCGAGACGTTCGTGGGCCTGATGGCCCCGGACGGATACCTCGAGTGGCCGTTCCGGCCGGCGGGCGTGCCCGGGCGGGTGCAGGGGCGCCCGGCGATCCGCCGGCACCTGACCGGGACGGCCGGCTCCCTGATCACGGTCCACGAGCACCGCGACCTGGTGCGGCACGAGACCACCGATCCCGAGGTGGTCATCGTCGAGTACGAGGCCCACGGCACCGTGGTCGCGACCGGCGCGCCGTTCACGCAGACCGTGATCGCGGTGTTCCGGGTCCGGGCCGGTCTGATCGTGTCGTACCGCGACTACGTCAATCCCCTGCCCCTGATGGCGGCGCTCGCCGGCGCCACCGACGGGCGTTGAGCCGGACGACAGGAGCACCCGCGTGGACCAGGACGACCGGCGCCGGCACTCCTCGTCGTTCGGCGCGGCGGCGACCGCGTACGCCGAGCACCGCCCGGACTACGCGCAGGCCGCAGTGCGGTGGGCGATCGAGCCCGCCCCCGGCCGCCGGGTGCTGGACCTCGGCGCCGGCACCGGCAAACTGACCGCCACGCTGGGCGCGGTCGGCGCCGACGTCACCGCCGTCGAACCGGACCCGGCGATGCTGGCCGAGCTGCGCCGCGCGCTGCCGGGCGTTCGCGCGCTGCCCGGCAGCGCCGAGGCGGTCCCGCTGCCGGACGCGTCCGTCGACGCGGTGCTGGCCGGCAACGCCATGCACCGGTTCGACATGGCGCTCGCCGGCCCGGAGATCGCCCGGGTCCTCGCACCCGGCGGCGTCCTAGCCGGCCTGTGGAACGTGCTGGACGACGAGGTCGACTGGGTCGCCGGCCTGGCCGAGGTCGGCGGCAGCGCGGTCGTCGGCCCACGCGACACCCCGGCCGGCTGGCGGGCCGAGACGGCGCGGATGCACCTGCCCGGCAACGGCGCGCCGGCCCGGTTCGACGTGCCCGAGCAGGCCGCGTTCCCGCACGGGCAGCGCCGCACCGCCGACTCCCTGGCGGCGACGCTCGCCACCCGGGCGGGCCTGCTGGTGATGCCGGCGTCGGAGCGGCACGCCACGCTCGACCGCATCCGGGCGTTCCTGGCCAGCCGGCCGGAGACCGCGCACGGCGAGCTCACGCTCCCGATGCGCACCTGCGTGCTGCGGGTACGGCGACGGTGACGCCCTCCCCCGAGTCCGGGATGACCGGCGCGGACGTCCGGGCCGCCGCCGCGAGGAGCGCCGTGCTGCCGCCGGCCGCCGGCCGGTACGCGCGGGTCACCCGGCCCACCACCTACCGGCACCTCGTCAGCCTGCCCACCGAGACACCGTCCTCCCGCTGACGAATACCGCAAATTCCCTCATGGGCGCAGTTCAGGGTTCGATCGGGGTCTATCCGGATTTACCCGGGCCAACCGAGCGTTGAAAGATCGATTCCATGGAATCTCTGCTCACCGTGTTGCTGGCCGCGGCCATGGTGCCCGTCCCAGTGTCTGCGGCGCCCGCCGCAGCCCTCGACTGGCGTGCCTGCGGCACCACGCCGGGCGCCGAGTGCGCCACCCTGACCGTCCCGGTCGACTGGTCCCATCCGGACGGTCCGACAATCGGCCTGTCGGTGGCCCGCCGACCGGCGACCGACCCGGTGCGCCGAGTCGGAACGTTGGTCTTCGGCCCAGGTGGCCCGTGGGACTCCGGCGTCGAGCGGGTCCGCGACAACAACGGCCGGTTCAGCACCCTGCAGAGCCGGTTCGACATCGTGAGCTTCGACCCGCGCGGCTCGCACGACAGTCATCCGGTCCAGTGCGACGACGCACTGGTCGCGGCGGCACCCAACCCGGTGCTCAAGAGCCAGGCCGACTTCGACGCCATGCTCGCGTACAACCGCAGGCTGTGGGCGGACTGCCGGCAACGCACCGGCGACCTCTGGGATCACGCCGACATGCTGAGCAACATCCGCGACCTGGACGCGCTACGGGCTGCGCTCGGCGAGCGGCAGCTGACCTTCCACGGCAGCTCGTACGGCACCCTGCTCGGTGAGCAGTACGCTGAGCGCTACCCCGCCCGGGTGCGCGCCATGGTGCTGGAGAGCGTGGTCGACCACAGCGTGGCAACGACCGGCGCGTTCCTGACCACTCAGGCGTCGGCGTACGAAGACGCATTCGACGACTTCGCCGCCTGGTGCCGCGGCGACGTCACGTGCGCGCTGCACGACGAGGACGTACCGACCGTGTGGAACGGCCTGTTCGCCGCGGCCGGCGCCGGGCAGCGGGACTTCACCCCGTTCGACCTGGTCGCAGTCACCCTCAAGCTGCTGAGGGACGCCGCGTACCCCAGGCTGGCCAGCTACCTGGCCGCGGTCCACGCGGGTGGTCCCGGGCAGCGGGTGCCGAGTCTCGGCGTGGTCGTCCCGGCGTTCTGCGCGGACTGGTCCATCCCGGTGCGCGACTACGCCCAGTATGCGAACCTGATGCGCCGGGCGGCAGTTGCGGCGCCGGACACCCACTACCCGGCGCAGGTATTCGCGCTGAGCATGTGCCTCGGCTGGGAGCGGGTGACGAATCCGCAACACGTCCTGCGGGTGCGGACCGCCACCCCGCTGTTGCTGCTCAACTCCCGGCATGATCCGGCCACCGGGTGGAGCTGGGCCCGCTCGGTCGAGCACCAGCTGAGCCGGCACGGCGTGCTGGTGACCTACGAGGGCGCCGGGCACGGCGCCTACAGCCTCAGCACCTGCGTCCAACGGCTCACCGACGACTACCTCATCTCGCGAACCGTGCCGCCGCGCGGCACCAGCTGCCCCCGTGAACAAGATCCAGGAATGCCGGTAGGAACCGGCGTCGCACCCCGCCAGAGATGATCTTTCGACTGAGCAGGGCCGCCGGCGCGGGTCAGTTCGTCGGGTCGGGCGCTCCGGTGAACGCGGAGACGTGGTCGGCGGCCCACTGGCGGAACGTCCGCGCCGGCGTGCCGAGCAGGTGTGACACCGTGGAGGTGACGTGTGCCGGACGCCCCGACGTGGCGCGCCACGCGGCCAGCAGCATGTCCACGGCGGGACGTGCCGCCTCCGGGGCCTCGCGCCGGAACTCGTCGGGCGACAGGTCCTCGAACGCGATCGGCCGACCCAGGGCGGCGCCGATGAGGCTGACCTGCTCGGCCTGACTGAGCGACTCGGGGCCGGTCAGGACGTAGTCACCGCCGGCGTGCCCGTTCTCGGACAGGGTCCGCGCGACGACCGCGGCGACGTCCCGATCGTCGACGGGGGCCGTCTCGGCCGCCCCGTACGGCCACCGGACCACAGCGTCGCGACGGATCGCCGGGGCCCACCAGTGCAGGGCGTTCGATGCGAACATCCCCGGCCGGACGATCGTCGCGTCGACACCGGTCGCCGCGATGAGCTGCTCGACCCGGGCGTGCAGCGTCGCCATCGGATTCGGCTGCTGGAAGAACGGGTGCGGGGTCCGGTGTGGTGCGGACAGGTAGACGACCCGTCGCGTGTGGGCGGCCAGCCGGTCGACGACAGCGGACGCGGTGCGCGGTGGGGCGGTCCAGACCAGGAAGACGGCGCTGACGGCGGTCAGCGCGGTGTCGAGCGATTCGGGGACGGTGAGGTCACCGGTGACGACCTCGACGGTGGTGGGCAGCGTCGCCGCCGACTCGGGGCGGCGTACGAGGGCGCGGACCGGGACGCCCGCGTCGATCAGCTGATCGATCACGGCGCGCCCGACCCGGCCGGTCGCCCCGGTGACGAGAACCACGTCGGTATGTTCCATGGGAACCATCAAACCGTTACCCGGTTAAAAACGCAACCCGGTAACTCTTGTTACCCTGGCGCGGTGAGCGAGCCGGACGGGCTGCGGGCCCGCAAGAAGGCGCAGACCCGGGGCGCGATCGCCGATGCCGCGATCACGCTGTTCCTGGCGCGCGGGTTCGAGCAGGTGTCGGTGTCCGACATCGCGGCGACGGCCGAGGTGTCGAAACCGACCCTGTTCCGCTACTTCGCGACCAAGGAGGACCTGGTCCTGCACCGGTTCGCCGACCACAACGGTGAGGCCGCACGCGTGGTACGCGCTCGCCGGCCCGACGTCCCGCCGATGACGGCGCTGCACCGGCATTTTCGGGCCGGCCTCGACCGCTTCGAGCCGGTGACCGGCCTCAACGATCACCCCCAGGTGGTGGAATTCCATCGGCTGGTGTTCAACACGCCGAGCCTGGCGGGACGGCTCACGCAGTACCTGCTCGACGACGAGGAAGCACTGGCGGCGGCCCTCGGCCCGGGCATCGGGGCCCGGCTGCAGGCCGCCCAGGTGATCGCCGTGCAGCGCGTGCTGGCGCGGAACAACTGGCAGAAGATCGCCGACGGGCGGCCCGCCCGCGAGGTCCGCCCCGAGGCGGTCGTCGACGCGGACCGCGCCTTCGCCCAACTGAGCCGGGCGGCGGGCGACTCCTAGCCCGCTCTCCGGCGACCCGCGGTCGGCCTCAGCGACGCCACCAACGCCACCGGCGGCGGGCCGCGGGCGGGGCGGGCGGCGCCGGCTCGACCGGCGTCGCGGTCACGACACGTCGCTGCCGGTCGGCCCGCCACCGCCGTACCGCCTCGTCGACGTTGACCGGGCGGACCGCCACCCGAGGGCCGGTCGGGGCGCGCAGCCAGGCCACCACCTCGGCGTTGAGCGCGGCCACGTACGACCGGACCGCCTCCTCGGTGGGCAGGTCGCGCAGCTCGGCGGGGAGCTGTTCGACGCGGCGGCGCAGTTGCAGCGGGGTGGGCAGCATCAGGTCGGACGGGATCTGCTCCCGCTCCATGAAGCTGCGGATCCACCAGCCCTCGTCGTAGGGCTGGTCGCGACCCGGGATCGGTTTGCCGGCGCCCGGCAGGTTGTCGAACTCGCCGCGCTCCTGCGCCGAGCGGATCTGCGCCTCGACCGCGCCCTCCCAGCCTGTCGTCACCGCCGTCACCTCCCGCTGCCACCGTATCCGTCGGTTCCCGACCATGGTCAGCGTCGGACCGCGCGCAGGTGTTCCCGGCGCGCGTAGTGTTCCGGCGACGGAAGGGAGCGGCGGCGTGCGGGACTGGCTGATCGGCCTCGTCGTGGCGGTGGGGTGCATGGTCGCGAGCTGGGCGGTGCTGGTGCTGGCGGCCCGGCGGCTGCCGCCCGGCCTGCTGCGTGACCTGGCCGCGTTCGTGCCCGACTGTCTGACCACGGTGCGGCGGCTGCGCCGGGACCCGCGGGTGCCGCGCCGGGCCCGGATCGCGATCGTCGTCGCCGGGGTGTGGCTGGCCAGCCCGATCGACCTGATCCCGGAGTTCCTGCCGGTGATCGGTCCGCTTGACGACATCGTCGTGGTGGCGCTCGCGTTGCGCTACGCGGGGCGGCAGGTGCCCCGGCAGGTGCTGCTCGACGCGTGGCCCGGCGAGCCGCGGCTGCTGCTGCGCCTGCTCGGCGGCCGTTGACCGGTCAGGGCAGCAGACGGACGTGCCGGTGGCCGTCGCGGGGGAACGGCGGGCGGGCCGGCATCACCTCGGCGAACGCGTACCCGCTCTTCTCCGCCACCCGGCAGGAGGCCGGGTTGTCGACCTG is a window from the Micromonospora sp. DSM 45708 genome containing:
- a CDS encoding HNH endonuclease, with protein sequence MLSQVTGLSRHFTQESLRAYLLARSTRQPGGCLVVRGYGSRRGVHQKVAGRAWAHVAAYAVFVGGYRPGLEVRHDCGVLDCIEPTHLRQLGRGDNRRERRQQPTCRNGHEREVDPGTGRFRKVCRHCNSDAQRRWRERRAAEVAAARAGYRP
- a CDS encoding nuclear transport factor 2 family protein, producing MAPPSREVVERVLRAGREQDVETFVGLMAPDGYLEWPFRPAGVPGRVQGRPAIRRHLTGTAGSLITVHEHRDLVRHETTDPEVVIVEYEAHGTVVATGAPFTQTVIAVFRVRAGLIVSYRDYVNPLPLMAALAGATDGR
- a CDS encoding class I SAM-dependent methyltransferase, with amino-acid sequence MDQDDRRRHSSSFGAAATAYAEHRPDYAQAAVRWAIEPAPGRRVLDLGAGTGKLTATLGAVGADVTAVEPDPAMLAELRRALPGVRALPGSAEAVPLPDASVDAVLAGNAMHRFDMALAGPEIARVLAPGGVLAGLWNVLDDEVDWVAGLAEVGGSAVVGPRDTPAGWRAETARMHLPGNGAPARFDVPEQAAFPHGQRRTADSLAATLATRAGLLVMPASERHATLDRIRAFLASRPETAHGELTLPMRTCVLRVRRR
- a CDS encoding alpha/beta hydrolase — protein: MESLLTVLLAAAMVPVPVSAAPAAALDWRACGTTPGAECATLTVPVDWSHPDGPTIGLSVARRPATDPVRRVGTLVFGPGGPWDSGVERVRDNNGRFSTLQSRFDIVSFDPRGSHDSHPVQCDDALVAAAPNPVLKSQADFDAMLAYNRRLWADCRQRTGDLWDHADMLSNIRDLDALRAALGERQLTFHGSSYGTLLGEQYAERYPARVRAMVLESVVDHSVATTGAFLTTQASAYEDAFDDFAAWCRGDVTCALHDEDVPTVWNGLFAAAGAGQRDFTPFDLVAVTLKLLRDAAYPRLASYLAAVHAGGPGQRVPSLGVVVPAFCADWSIPVRDYAQYANLMRRAAVAAPDTHYPAQVFALSMCLGWERVTNPQHVLRVRTATPLLLLNSRHDPATGWSWARSVEHQLSRHGVLVTYEGAGHGAYSLSTCVQRLTDDYLISRTVPPRGTSCPREQDPGMPVGTGVAPRQR
- a CDS encoding NAD(P)H-binding protein, producing MEHTDVVLVTGATGRVGRAVIDQLIDAGVPVRALVRRPESAATLPTTVEVVTGDLTVPESLDTALTAVSAVFLVWTAPPRTASAVVDRLAAHTRRVVYLSAPHRTPHPFFQQPNPMATLHARVEQLIAATGVDATIVRPGMFASNALHWWAPAIRRDAVVRWPYGAAETAPVDDRDVAAVVARTLSENGHAGGDYVLTGPESLSQAEQVSLIGAALGRPIAFEDLSPDEFRREAPEAARPAVDMLLAAWRATSGRPAHVTSTVSHLLGTPARTFRQWAADHVSAFTGAPDPTN
- a CDS encoding TetR family transcriptional regulator is translated as MSEPDGLRARKKAQTRGAIADAAITLFLARGFEQVSVSDIAATAEVSKPTLFRYFATKEDLVLHRFADHNGEAARVVRARRPDVPPMTALHRHFRAGLDRFEPVTGLNDHPQVVEFHRLVFNTPSLAGRLTQYLLDDEEALAAALGPGIGARLQAAQVIAVQRVLARNNWQKIADGRPAREVRPEAVVDADRAFAQLSRAAGDS
- a CDS encoding DnaJ family domain-containing protein, with the translated sequence MTTGWEGAVEAQIRSAQERGEFDNLPGAGKPIPGRDQPYDEGWWIRSFMEREQIPSDLMLPTPLQLRRRVEQLPAELRDLPTEEAVRSYVAALNAEVVAWLRAPTGPRVAVRPVNVDEAVRRWRADRQRRVVTATPVEPAPPAPPAARRRWRWWRR
- a CDS encoding YkvA family protein; its protein translation is MRDWLIGLVVAVGCMVASWAVLVLAARRLPPGLLRDLAAFVPDCLTTVRRLRRDPRVPRRARIAIVVAGVWLASPIDLIPEFLPVIGPLDDIVVVALALRYAGRQVPRQVLLDAWPGEPRLLLRLLGGR